The following proteins are encoded in a genomic region of Amia ocellicauda isolate fAmiCal2 chromosome 6, fAmiCal2.hap1, whole genome shotgun sequence:
- the dleu7 gene encoding leukemia-associated protein 7, protein MCSSVLFNVSIAHQIEALALLKQVPLQERLKTDCQGGLERQADVRNMFISKQDCPVKERRAFSGGLGFVSGLDSRKKVRTLAQKAREGTFTRLHEILSQLISVEQDMCGFVSREDGMILHPKDSIELRNICRRMATSPEGCHSDMALKELRDCLKAIVDSLLLSLRICKSLLHTQARGKLTGICGSFPDL, encoded by the exons ATGTGCTCGTCTGTTCTGTTTAACGTGTCCATTGCGCATCAGATTGAAGCGTTGGCGTTGCTCAAGCAGGTGCCTTTACAGGAAAGGCTGAAGACTGATTGCCAGGGTGGTTTGGAAAGGCAAGCAGACGTCCGGAATATGTTTATTTCTAAGCAGGACTGTCCTGTAAAGGAAAGGCGTGCTTTCAGTGGGGGTTTGGGCTTTGTTTCTGGGCTGGACAGCAGAAAGAAAGTGCGCACACTGGCACAGAAAGCTCGGGAGGGTACTTTCACAAGGTTACATGAGATACTTTCCCAGCTCATCTCAGTGGAGCAGGACATGTGTGGCTTTGTCTCTCGGGAGGATGGCATGATATTGCACCCCAAG gacagTATTGAGTTGCGAAACATCTGCCGGCGCATGGCTACCAGCCCTGAGGGATGCCACTCAGATATGGCCTTAAAGGAGCTCAGAGACTGTTTGAAAGCCATTGTTGATAGCCTGCTTCTGTCTCTGAGAATCTGCAAGTCTCTGTTACATACACAGGCAAGAGGGAAACTGACAGGCATATGTGGGTCTTTTCCTGACCTTTAA
- the LOC136751003 gene encoding ribonuclease H2 subunit B-like has translation MTTRRKRRTNAQADQWVVIAADSVLDSTAKKSSDPVFVRLRNPTTGDGSLYMFGSEPLQLYEVKAFNEDYHSWFIGQTVQQDGRLLYITPMDPLYLVMPYLLKAAKEGKFQPVQQIVVDEDFPNCSRLLKCSHILKSLCHVTEEKEVGSQKFHRYSQEKTMKWLNKKVDRTVKALKSSQTCVGGGVKSSTFIRTTQQSDAQEEDYLRYAHGLISEYIPEDLSKDLLKDLQ, from the exons ATGACGACAAGAAGAAAGCGTCGTACAAATGCACAGGCAGATCAGTGGGTTGTTATTGCTGCAG ATTCGGTACTCGATTCAACAGCGAAGAAAAGCAGCGATCCTGTCTTTGTCAGACTGCGGAATCCAACAACAG GCGATGGTTCTCTGTACATGTTTGGGAGTGAACCGCTGCAGCTGTATGAGGTGAAAGCTTTTAATGAAGACTATCACTCTTGGTTCATCGGTCAAACAGTGCAGCAAG ATGGGAGACTGTTGTATATCACACCAATGGATCCACTCTACCTTGTGATGCCCTACCTGTTAAAAGCTGCAAAAGAG GGCAAATTCCAGCCTGTGCAGCAGATCGTGGTGGATGAAGATTTCCCAAATTGCAGCAGACTGCTCAAATGCTCACATATACTCAAATCCCTTTGTCATGTCACAGAGGAGAAAG AAGTGGGAAGCCAGAAGTTTCATAGATACAGCCAGGAGAAGACAATGAAATGGttaaataaaaag GTGGACAGGACAGTGAAAGCTCTAAAAAGTAGTCAAACTTGTGTGGGTGGAGGAGTGAAATCTTCCACATTTATCAGAACTACTCAACAGTCAGATGCACAAGAAG AGGATTACCTGCGATATGCTCATGGTTTAATATCGGAGTATATTCCTGAAGATCTGAGCAAAGACCTCCTCAAGGATCTACAGTAA
- the LOC136751004 gene encoding ribonuclease H2 subunit B isoform X1: protein MTTRRKRRTNAQADQWVVIAADSVLDSTAKKSSDPVFVRLRNPTTGDGSLYMFGSEPLQLYEVKAFNEDYHSWFIGQTVQQDGRLLYITPMDPLYLVMPYLLKAAKEGKFQPVQQIVVDEDFPNCSRLLKCSHILKSLCHVTEEKEVGSQKFHRYSQEKTMKWLNKKVDRTVKALKSSQTCVGGGVKSSTFIRTTQQSDAQEEDYLRYAHGLISEYIPEDLSKDLLKDLQLPEITSPGVEPPMKKRKLSDKPVEAEEDYTKFNSGDLNKKPAKKLTAAQKTLAKVDKTGMKSLSAFFSPKVKAEKK from the exons ATGACGACAAGAAGAAAGCGTCGTACAAATGCACAGGCAGATCAGTGGGTTGTTATTGCTGCAG ATTCGGTACTCGATTCAACAGCGAAGAAAAGCAGCGATCCTGTCTTTGTCAGACTGCGGAATCCAACAACAG GCGATGGTTCTCTGTACATGTTTGGGAGTGAACCGCTGCAGCTGTATGAGGTGAAAGCTTTTAATGAAGACTATCACTCTTGGTTCATCGGTCAAACAGTGCAGCAAG ATGGGAGACTGTTGTATATCACACCAATGGATCCACTCTACCTTGTGATGCCCTACCTGTTAAAAGCTGCAAAAGAG GGCAAATTCCAGCCTGTGCAGCAGATCGTGGTGGATGAAGATTTCCCAAATTGCAGCAGACTGCTCAAATGCTCACATATACTCAAATCCCTTTGTCATGTCACAGAGGAGAAAG AAGTGGGAAGCCAGAAGTTTCATAGATACAGCCAGGAGAAGACAATGAAATGGttaaataaaaag GTGGACAGGACAGTGAAAGCTCTAAAAAGTAGTCAAACTTGTGTGGGTGGAGGAGTGAAATCTTCCACATTTATCAGAACTACTCAACAGTCAGATGCACAAGAAG AGGATTACCTGCGATATGCTCATGGTTTAATATCGGAGTATATTCCTGAAGATCTGAGCAAAGACCTCCTCAAGGATCTACA gCTGCCCGAGATTACAAGTCCAGGTGTGGAGCCACCAATGAAG AAAAGGAAATTATCAGATAAACCTGTGGAAGCGGAAGAGGATTACACAAAGTTCAACAGTGGGGACCTCAACAAAAAA CCTGCAAAGAAGCTGACTGCAGCACAGAAAACTCTGGCCAAAGTGGACAAGACCGGCATGAAAAGCCTTTCTGCGTTCTTCTCCCCCAAAGTCAAAGCTGAGAAGAAATAA